The genomic segment gtccccacacactgctccccgggcgcctgtcatggctgcccactgctcactaagggtgacgggttaaatacagaggacacaatcagttcacttttcacttttagtATATTGTTTAGGGGACATACATGGGCTCTAGGACGTCATTTCATAGCTCGTATTAGAAAATGTAGCTAGACGCAGTAATTGCggtgaatttaatttttttacatcttaTGATTTtcttgtaaaatataaaatcatgacaatattttattttccattgcTGGCCTGCTGGCTGCTGTCCGTGAGCCGAGGCCTCCAGCTCCCCCCGGTCCGGAAGCTGGACAGCCCTCTCCACATCTCCTGGCGGACGTTGTCGCTGGCCATCACGTACAGGATTGGGTTCATGGCGCTGTTGACGGTGGACAGGCCCAAGGAGATGGTGTACGGTGTGTAGATGCTGTTCTCAAAGTGGCACTCCTCCACCACGGCATGGAAGCTGATGGCCCGGATCAGCAGGATGGTGTGGTACGGAGCAAAGCACACGAGGAAGAGCGCGATGATGGCCAGAGCGAGGCTGCGCACTTTCCCCTTCTGCCAGGGCTTGAGTCCTTCGCTGGCCTGGACGTTGACGAGGATGCCGCGGTTGGTGAAGACCAGGACGCAGAGCGGGAGGAGGAATCCGATTACGAAGCGGGCGTAGTTGAACCCCGTCACCACGGCCGTGGCCTGCCCTGGTTCGAAGCACCGCCGCCGCGCCAGGTCGCCTTCCTCCATCGTGAAGACTGGAAAATGTCCCAGTGCCACGACCGCCACGATCAGCAAGGTGACAGCGCAGGCCTGCTTCTGCTTCCTCATCCCCCGGGACTCCACCGCGTAGACCACGGCCACGTAGCACAGCAGGAAAATGCTGATGTACATGTTGTTGAAGAAGACGTACCCCGTAACCTTGCACACACCCGGGGTCCACGGCCACTGGTGGCCCGCGGCCACGTAAATAGTCCAAAGGGGCAGGGTGCATATGTACATGAGGTCGCACACGGACAAGCTCAGCAGGTAGATGGCCAGAACGTTCTTACGCCGCACCTGTAGGAAGGTCATGTAGACGGTGAGCAGGTTGGCGGGCAGCCCCACCGCCGTCACCAGGCTGTACAAGGCCACCAGCGGAACGCGGTCCTGACTGTAGGGGGGCGTGCAGTTCGGCCCGGCCGTGGCTACTGTCATGGTGCCCTCCATGGACGGATGGACGGACGCTGATTATTTCATGATGAAGCAAGTTCACCGACGAACAACCAGACTTTCTTCTACCGGCAGATTTCCTCTcggctctaaaaaaaaaaaaagagagttgtagtagtagcctagtggggatccaggttcaaatcccacttactaccgtcgtgtccctgagcaagacacttaaccctgagtgtctccagggggggactgtccctgtaactactgactgtaagtcgctctagataagggcgtctggtaaatgccgtaaatgtacatgtaaaaaaCCCTGGTTCTACAGGACAGAATCGAACGTCAGCAAAGTTCACCTTTAAACCTTCTTCCTACGCTCAGTCGCACAGCCCAAGCAGGTCGAGATGCAGAAACTGCCTGGAGATGTTCAGCGTTC from the Denticeps clupeoides unplaced genomic scaffold, fDenClu1.1, whole genome shotgun sequence genome contains:
- the LOC114774580 gene encoding probable G-protein coupled receptor 132, whose protein sequence is MEGTMTVATAGPNCTPPYSQDRVPLVALYSLVTAVGLPANLLTVYMTFLQVRRKNVLAIYLLSLSVCDLMYICTLPLWTIYVAAGHQWPWTPGVCKVTGYVFFNNMYISIFLLCYVAVVYAVESRGMRKQKQACAVTLLIVAVVALGHFPVFTMEEGDLARRRCFEPGQATAVVTGFNYARFVIGFLLPLCVLVFTNRGILVNVQASEGLKPWQKGKVRSLALAIIALFLVCFAPYHTILLIRAISFHAVVEECHFENSIYTPYTISLGLSTVNSAMNPILYVMASDNVRQEMWRGLSSFRTGGSWRPRLTDSSQQASNGK